In a genomic window of Neoarius graeffei isolate fNeoGra1 chromosome 13, fNeoGra1.pri, whole genome shotgun sequence:
- the LOC132896880 gene encoding protein-L-isoaspartate O-methyltransferase domain-containing protein 2, with product MGGAVSAGEDNDDLIDNLKEAHYIRSELVERAFRAIDRADYYLEEYRDSAYKDLAWRHGNLHLSAPCIYSEVMEALDLQPGLSFLNLGSGTGYLSTMVGLILGPFGVNHGVELHADVVEYAYQKLDNFIKTSESFDRFEFCEPLFVVGNCLEFPPESRQYDRVYCGAGVQKEYENYMKNLLKVGGILVLPLEEKLTKITRTDQNSWDTKKIIAVTFAPLVQPKQSINGRGKCVPLPIFEVRTLQDLARISIRHTLRQPMELTEGRSKRRVSFPGARAMHRYGPRFERRRFCRRFYRQCISPTILHESMMPKAADDCSYPGGVEEEEEEEAEERNCHQTGRELQDEEEEEENTAGEEEEKVKRAEAPVNILRQRILGLPLPEPLKMYLLYYREK from the exons ATGGGAGGTGCTGTGAGTGCTGGAGAGGACAACGATGACCTGATCGACAACCTGAAGGAGGCACACTACATTCGTTCAGAGTTGGTGGAGAGGGCTTTCCGGGCCATCGATCGTGCCGATTACTATTTGGAGGAGTACAGGGACAGTGCCTACAAAGACCTGGCCTGGAGGCACGGTAACCTCCACCTGTCCGCTCCCTGCATCTATTCAGAAGTGATGGAGGCACTGGATCTGCAGCCTGGCCTTTCATTCCTTAATCTGGGCAGTGGAACAGGTTACCTTAGCACCATGGTGGGCCTCATTCTGG GTCCATTCGGTGTGAACCACGGTGTTGAGCTGCATGCAGATGTGGTGGAATATGCCTACCAGAAACTCGACAACTTCATCAAAACCAGTGAGAGCTTTGACAG gtttgaGTTCTGCGAGCCACTGTTTGTGGTGGGAAACTGCCTGGAGTTTCCTCCAGAGAGCCGCCAGTATGACCGAGTGTACTGCGGGGCTGGGGTTCAGAAAGAGTATGAGAACTACATGAAGAACCTGCTGAAGGTTGGAGGAATCTTAGTGCTGCCTCTGGAAGAGAAG TTGACCAAGATCACACGTACAGATCAGAACTCCTGGGATACAAAGAAAATCATAGCTGTGACTTTCGCTCCTCTGGTGCAGCCCAAACAAAGCATTAATGGGAGAGGCAAGTGTGTGCCACTAC CCATCTTTGAGGTGCGAACGCTGCAGGATTTGGCACGCATCTCCATCCGCCATACCCTGCGCCAGCCCATGGAGCTGACAGAGGGCCGTTCTAAAAGGCGAGTATCGTTCCCTGGAGCTCGTGCGATGCACCGCTATGGGCCTCGCTTTGAACGGCGCCGTTTCTGTCGCCGCTTTTACCGCCAGTGCATCAGCCCCACCATCCTCCACGAGTCCATGATGCCAAAGGCCGCAGACGACTGCAGCTACCCAGGAGGAgtggaagaagaggaagaggaagaagctGAGGAGAGGAACTGCCACCAAACAGGGAGAGAGCTGCAggatgaggaagaggaggaggagaacacCGCTGGTGAAGAAGAGGAGAAGGTCAAGCGAGCTGAGGCACCGGTCAATATTCTGAGGCAGAGGATCCTGGGACTGCCCTTGCCTGAGCCGCTCAAAATGTATCTCTTGTATTATCGTGAGAAATGA